The DNA region CTGGCCGTTCATGAAGCTGCTGAAGGAGGTCTCGTAATCCGACAGGATGGTGCGGATGTCGAGCAGCGTCGTCTCCAGCAGCTTGCCCACCTTCTCGATGTGCATCAGCAGCTGGGTCTCATAGGGCTTGTGCATGCGGATGTCGACCGGGATGCACTCGCGCGACTTCAGCCAGGTCAGGATGGTGCGGGCGCGCGGAGCGATGCGGCGCAGCTGGTATTCGTAGAAGGTCGTGCCCTTCCACGCGCTGAAGATGGTGTCGGCTTCCGACCGTTCGATGCCGAAGGCGGACACGAACAGCCCGGCTTCCTCCAGGTTGGGATTCCAGATCGCTTCCAGGAAGCGCTCGACGCTGCCGGCGTTGCCCTGGCCGCCGGACAGCGCCTTGCGGACGATCGGCTCGATGCGGGCGCGGATCAGGCGGCGGAGCTGATGGTCCTCCTCGTTGGAGATCAGCCAATGGCGCGGATCGACGGCGACCTTTTCCGCCTCGAAGCAGGTCTTCAGCAGGAAGGCGTCGAGCGACGGCACGTCGTCGATCATCGACAGCATCTTCATGTCGCCGATGATGCCGTTCTCCTGCGGCCCGTGCGTGATGCCGAACTGCTCTTCCAGCAGCGATTCGGCATTGCGGCCGCGCAGATAGATGGCGATGCCGCCCGCTTCCGGCGCACGGGCGTTGTGCGGCACATAGATGCCGGTCTCCACCGGGCGCGCGCCGCCCTCCAGCTCCTCGTCTTCCGACATGGGGTCGCCGCCGCCATCGTCGTCACGATCGTCGAAGTTCGGGTATTTGAAGAGGATGCAGTTGTTCAGGCCCTGCGCCTTGAACATGCGCTGCTCTTCGGGGATCTCGCGCGTGATGGCGATGAGATTCATCGACACGCTGGACCCGCCGTAAAGGATCTGCTCAAGGATCGGCGAAACCGAGTCCATTTTCTTGCGAGCGCGCATGAATATTACCCAAATCCGCGAATATTGCTCAAATCATAAACGCCGATTCCGCAAACGCAAAGAGGGATCGGCATGCCGATCCCTCCCTTCATCATGCGGTTGCCGGTGTCTTGAGGCCGCACAACCGGGCCGGTCGTCACCCGTGTTGGCCTCAACCCGCCTTCGGCGTGCCGCCCAGCGAGCCCAGCAGGCCGGCGACCTCGGCCGCCTCGTCGACCGCCACCATGCCGACGGTGTGATAGCCGCTGTCGACATGCATCACCTCGCCGGTGACGCCGCTGCCGAGATCGGACATCAGGAACAGGCCGGCGCCGCCGACCTCCTGGATGGTGACGTTGCGCTTCAGCGGGGCGTTCAGCTCGTTCCACTTCAGGATATAGCGGAAGTCGCCGATGCCACTGGCGGCCAGAGTTTTGATCGGGCCGGCGGAGATGGCGTTGACACGGATGTTGCGGCCCCCCAGATCGACGGCCAGGTAGCGCACGCTGGCCTCCAGCGCCGCCTTGGCGACACCCATCACATTGTAATGGGGCATGACGCGCTCGGCGCCGTAGTAGGATAGGGTGAGCAGGCTGCCGCCGTCCTTCATCAGCGGCACGGCGCGTTGCGCCACCGCGGTGAAGGAGTAGCAGGAGATGTCCATGGTGCGCAGGAAGTTGGCCCGCGTGGTGTCGAGATACAGCCCGTCCAGCTCGTTCTTGTCGGAAAAGGCGATGGCATGAACCACGAAGTCCAGCCCGCCCCACTCCTTCTCGATGGCGGCGAAGGTCGCGTCGATGCTGGCCTCGTCGGTGACGTCGCAGGGCAGGACGAGCTTGGCGCCGACCTGCTCGGCCAGCGGCTTCACCCGCTTCAGCAGGGCGTCGCCCTGATAGGTGAAGGCGAGCTCCGCCCCGTGCTGGGCCAGGGTGGAGGCGATCCCCCAGGCGATCGAGCGATCGTTGGCCACGCCCATGATCAGGCCACGCTTGCCGGCCATGAGCGGCATCGGATTGGACATCGGAACCTCGTGAACGACGGATGTAGCGCGGCCAACGCCGCGAAAAGTGCCGCGCATCCTACACGAAAGCGCCCGATGGTCAAACCGACGCGGGCGATCCCGCCGCGGGAGGTGCCGCATGGCTCCCCCTGAGGGCAAGGCGGGCGGCGGCATGGAGGAGGAGCGCGGCGGCATCCTGGCGGCGTTCCGGGAGCTCGGCGGCTTCTTCGGCCATTCGATGCTGCGCTTCTACAATGACAATTGCTTCCAGACCGCGGCGTCGCTGACCTACACGTCGCTGCTGGCGATCGTGCCGATCATGACGATCGGCTTCGCCGTCTTCTCGGCCTTTCCGGCCTTCAGCGCGTTGCAGATGCGCATCCAGACCGCCGTCATCAAGAATCTGGTGCCGGAGATCGGCGACGCCATCCTGGAATATCTCGGCCGCTTCATGGCCAATGCCGGGCAGATGCCGATCTTCGGGGTGATCGGGCTGGCGGTGTCGGCGGTGCTGCTGATCTGGACCATCGAAGGCTCCTTCGCCACCGTCTGGCGCGTGCGGGAACCGCGCTCCTACGTCACCCGCATCCTGTCCTTCTGGGCGGTGGTGTCGCTGACGCCGCTGTTCGCCGGCGCCAGCCTGTCCCTGTCCAGCACGCTGTGGACCGCGCTGGAGCTGGCGCATCTGGAAGGGGTGGTCCATCCGCTGGCCGGCATCGGCATGCTGCTGCCGTTCGGGTTGCAGTTGCTGGGCTGTTCGCTGCTGTATCTGGTGATCCCGAATCGCGAGGTGTTCTGGCTGGACGCGCTGTGCGGCGGCGCCATCGGCTCGATCCTGCTGGAGGGATCGAAGGCGATCTTCGGTTGGTACATGCGCGAATATCCGGCCTACCAGACCATCTACGGCGCCCTGTCGGTGGTGCCGATCTTCCTGTTCTGGCTCTATATCGCCTGGTCGACGGTGCTGTTCGGCGCGGTGGTCACCGCGTCGCTGCCGGAATGG from Azospirillum sp. B510 includes:
- a CDS encoding YihY family inner membrane protein produces the protein MAPPEGKAGGGMEEERGGILAAFRELGGFFGHSMLRFYNDNCFQTAASLTYTSLLAIVPIMTIGFAVFSAFPAFSALQMRIQTAVIKNLVPEIGDAILEYLGRFMANAGQMPIFGVIGLAVSAVLLIWTIEGSFATVWRVREPRSYVTRILSFWAVVSLTPLFAGASLSLSSTLWTALELAHLEGVVHPLAGIGMLLPFGLQLLGCSLLYLVIPNREVFWLDALCGGAIGSILLEGSKAIFGWYMREYPAYQTIYGALSVVPIFLFWLYIAWSTVLFGAVVTASLPEWRAGKVTRGGMEGLLPAQRLALAMAVLRELMEASRLGVGMRRRTLVGRVPVGTLLIDGILEQLRDAHWVAHTTRDAWVSTRDLGEATLLDLMKALGIGMRGSVHGLGGLAPPWQERTARLLDAAEERQGDLLNVPLKTLLTDEPPPEGQPAGQGAGQGNAGPVPLRAVKG
- the fabI gene encoding enoyl-ACP reductase FabI, whose translation is MSNPMPLMAGKRGLIMGVANDRSIAWGIASTLAQHGAELAFTYQGDALLKRVKPLAEQVGAKLVLPCDVTDEASIDATFAAIEKEWGGLDFVVHAIAFSDKNELDGLYLDTTRANFLRTMDISCYSFTAVAQRAVPLMKDGGSLLTLSYYGAERVMPHYNVMGVAKAALEASVRYLAVDLGGRNIRVNAISAGPIKTLAASGIGDFRYILKWNELNAPLKRNVTIQEVGGAGLFLMSDLGSGVTGEVMHVDSGYHTVGMVAVDEAAEVAGLLGSLGGTPKAG